The segment CGCTCCTGCTCGGCGCCTTCCTGCTGGCCTTCCTCCCGATGTACTACCGGTTCCCCGGCGAGCGCGTGACCGTCGGGGACGCGCTGCCCGGGGCGGCGTTCTCGGCGGTCGTGTGGACCCTCTCGGCGCTCCTCTTTCGCGTCTACGCCGCGACCTCCGACAGCGTCGAGCTCTACGGGGTCGCCGGTGCGGTCCTGCTCGTTCTCACCTGGCTCTATCTCGGCGGCCTGACCCTGCTGTTCGGCGCGATCCTCAACGCCGTCCTCGCCGGACGGGTCGATGCCGACGAGGGCTGGCTCCCCACGGAGGACATAGAGGAGTAGACGCGACGTCGACGGCTGCTTCAGATCACGCCGGTCACCGTCGCCGCTTCACGGGCCGCCCGATCGTTCATGCCGTTGCCGAGGATGGTGTAGCGATCGCGGATCTCGTGGGCGTGCGTCAACGCCTCGAGGATCTCCTCCTCGTCCATTCCCAGTTCGTCGGCCGTCGTCGGCGCCTCGATGCTCGCGAGCGCGTCGCGGATGTTGCTCCACCGGCCGCTCTCGCCGCTGTGGAGGTACTCGATCATGATCGAGCCGACGCCGACCTGGTGGCCGTGGAGTGCCCGACCCGGCGCGATCCGGTCGAGCTGGTGGCTGAAGAGGTGTTCCGCGCCCGATGCGGGTCGCGAGGAGCCCGCGATCGACATCGCCACGCCCGAGGAGACCAGCGCCTTCGTGACGATCCATGCCGACTCCTCGAGACCCCTCTTGATCGAACCGGCGTTGCCGACGAGCATCTCGGCGGTCATCTCCGAGAGTGCCGCGGAGTACTCGGAGTACTCGACGTTCTGGAGGCGGTTGGCGAGGCGCCAGTCCTTCACCGCGGTGTAGTTCGAGATGATGTCCGCACAGCCCGCCGTCGTCAGCTCCCAGGGGGCGTTCGCCAACACGGCCGTGTCCGCGACCACCGCGACCGGCGGGTCGGCCGCCACCGAGTGGCGGGTGTCCTTCTCGGGGACCGATCCCCGGCCGGAGACGATCCCGTCGTGGCTCGCGGCGGTCGGCACGGAGACGAACCCCATCTCGAGGTCGTCGCTGGCCATCTTCGCGATGTCGATCGCCTTACCGCCGCCGATGCCGACCAGGTACTCCACCTCCTCGGCGCGAGCGGCCTCGATCACCCGCTGGACGGCGTCGAAGCTCGCCTCCTCGACGATGACGGTCGCGGGCTCGATCCCCCGCTCGCCGAAGTCCTTGATCACCCGGCCGGCGGCGATCTCCTTCGGGGTGGGGCTGGTGACGATCAGCGGGCGGCCCGAGAGGTGGAGGTCGTCAATCGCCTCGACGGCCCGATCGAGCACGCCGTGACCGATCAGCACGTTCCGCGGAAGGCGGATCCAGCTGGATTTCTCGAACATACTCGAGGAAGACGCCCGCCGGTCAAACCGTTTGCTCTTGAATGGCCTGAACTCTCAGGCAGCGAGCCGACGGTCCGCGCGGCGCTCGATGCCGGTATGGACGAGTCCGAGTTCTACGATCGAGTGCGGGATCGAGCGTCGTTCGAGAACGAAGGCGAGGCGCTCGCGATCACCCACGCCACGCTCGAGGCGTTCAGCGAGCGGATCAGCGAGGGCCAGGCCCGTGACCTCTCGGCGGAGCTCCCCCGGCCGATCGCAGAGAGCCTGACACATCACCACGGCAACCCCGCGAAGCTCTCGCTCGCGGAGTTCGTAGAGCGGATCCAGGACCACGACGAGGTCGACGCCGACCTCGAGGAGCGAGACGAGCGGATCGCCGCGGTGCTCGGCACGCTGGCCGAGGCGACCGACGAGGAGTTCGATGACCTCCGAGACCAGCTCCCGAGCGAGTTCGAGGAGCTGATCGAGTCCGCGGAAACCGAGCGCGAACTCGAGAGCTAGAACCCGCGTCACCTCGGAGCCGAGGCCCGTTTTTCACGCCGCGTTCATGCCGGTGCCGGCGACAGATACACGGCCGACCGAGTGCTCTGTGTGTCCATGCCTCTGGCGGCCGGATTACTCGACTATCTCGCGGATACCGAATCGCTCGCCATCGTCTGTCACGGAAACCCCGACCCGGACTGCATCGCGAGCGCGCTGGCCCTGGAGACCATCGCGAGCGAGGCCGGAGTCGCGGACGCCCAGATCTTCTACAGCGGCGGGCTCGGCCACCAGCAGAACAGGGCGTTCGTCAACCTGCTCGACATCGACATGGAGACGGTGAGCGCCACCACGCTCGAGGAGTACGAACGCGTCGCGCTGGTCGATCACTCGACGCCTCGGATAGCGTCGTTCGAGGTGGGTCCCAAGGACGTAGACGTCGTCATCGATCGCCATTCGTCGACGGAGACCGTCGACGCCGCGATCGTCGACCGCCGCGAGGAGTACCACGCGACGACGACGATCCTGATCGAGTACCTCCTCGAACTGGGGATCGAGATCGACTCCCGGCTGGCCTCCGCGCTGCTGTTCGCCCTCCATCGGACCTGTCTCGACTTCGTCCGACGCCCCTCGATCCACGAGTATCGGGCCGCGCTCGCCGTCTATCCGCTGGCGGATCTCGAACTGATCGATCACCTCTACGGCGCGGCGTTCACCCATACGACGATGGACGCGATCGGCGAGGCGATCCGGAATCGGGTCGTCCGGGGCTCGACCCTCATCACGAGCGTGAGTCGTGCCTCGGAGGACGGCGCGCTGGCCCAGGCCGCCGATTACCTGCTCGCGCTCGAGGGGATCGACACCGTGCTCGTCTTCGGCAACGCCGACGGCGGCGTCCAGCTCAGCGCGCGATCGATCGATTCTCGCGTGGACATCGTTGACGTCCTCGAACGGGGGTTCGGCGAGTTGGGGGACGTCGAAGGGGACAAGAACAACGCCACCGGGTCGATCGAGATCGGCCTCCTCTCGCTGGTGGAGGATCACGACGCCGTCTTCGACCTCGTCACCAGCCAGGTCCACCGTCGGTTCTTCGATGCACTCCAGGCCGGCTGACGCTCGACCCCCGACGGCCGACCCCGGACGGATCGCGTCGAGTGAGGCTCAACCGTCGAAGCCGTCCGTCACTTCCCTCGTAGACGGTGGCCGGTTCAGAGCGTCTCCAGCACGCCCAGCAGCCGCTCCTCGATCGCGCGGCCGGGGTCGTGTTCGCTCCCGTCGCGATCGCTCTCCTCGTGCTCGGCGACGGTGCGGGCCATCGCCTCCTCGATCGGCGTCGACTCCCAGCCCAACGCGGCGAGCTTCGCCGTCGTCATGACGTGCGGGTAGTCGCGATACAGGGTGAACTCCTCGGCCGAGAGCCCGACGGCGTCGAGTTCACGCTCGCCCACATGGACGATCTCCACGTCGGTTCCGGCCACGTCGGCGATCAGGTCGAGGCCCTCCTCGATCGTGGTCAGCCGTCGATCGCCGACGTTGTACGCCTCCCCGGGGTCGCCGCGTTCGGCGACGATCCGAAGCGCGCTCGCGACGTCCTCGACGTACGCGCGGTGCCAGAGGTGCTGGCCGTCGCCCGGGACGACGACGCGATCGTACTCGAGCACCCTGGCGATCCAGTAGTCGAGCCGTTCGGTGTAGTCGTACGGGCCGTAGACGACGCAGGGCCGGACGCTCATCGCCTCGATGCCTCGGGAGGCGGCCTCGTGCACGGCGCGGTCGCCCTCCGCCTTTCGCGGGCCGTAGGTCGCCGGCGACTCGTCGGTCGCCTGCTCGGGCGAACAGTCGTGCAGCGGCGTCCCGCCCTCGCGTTTGGGCACCTCCTCGCGGCCGTAGGCGCTGCCGCTCGAGACGTAGACGTAGCGGGCGTCCGAGAACGCCTCGGTGGCGACCCGAACCCGTTCGGGATGGTAGGCCACACAGTCGATCACGACGTCCGGATCGACCGAGAGTGCTGCGGCCTCCAGGGCGGTTCGGTCGTCGCGGTCGCCCTCGACGTGCTCGACGTCCTCGACGTCGGAGAAGGGATTTTCGTGGTTGCCGCGGTTGAAGATCGTCACCTCGTAGCCGTGGTTCAGAAACTCCTCGACGGTGTGTCGGCCGATGAAGCGCGTCCCGCCGATAACGAGCGCCGTATCCATATCGACACCACGGGGACGGGAGCTATAGAGCCGGCGGTCCGGCGACGGTTCGCGGGACCGAAATCGGAATCGGGGTCGGAATCGAGGTCGGCGTTCCCTCCGCTCAGAACGGGTCCTCGAAGTCGTTGCGGATGAAGTAGCGGACCCAGTTGCCGTACGTGCGGTCGGTGACGTCGTCGGCGACCTGTTCGTACTGAACGACGCCGTCGGTATCGATGACGTAGACGCCGGAGATCCCGGTGAGGCCGTGGCTGGTCTCCTCGGTGCCGCTGTACTGGTCCGCGACCTCGCCGTCGGGATCCGCGAGCAGCTGGAGGTCGAGGTCGTAGCGGTCGCGCATCTCGGTGACCCGGTCGAGCGGGTCGACGACGACCGGGAGGACGTCGACCTTGTCGTTGAACCAGAGGTCGTAGGAGACCTCGCTGAACGTCTGGAGCTGTTCGGCACAGAAGCTACACCAGTGGCCGCGGTTGACGACCACGACCGCCGGGCCCTCCTCCAGTCTGTCGGAGAGCGTGATCGGTTCGCCGGCAGTGCTCTCGAGCGTGAAGTCTGGCGCCTGCTCGCCTTCGAGTGACATTACGTTCGGACGGACGGTACGACGCCGTTTAGACCCCCGTCGGATCGGCACGGCGCTCGCAAACCCGATGATCGTTCGGGGGGTTCGAACGGATCAGTGATTCCGGTAGTAGACCTTGCCGCCGACGACCACGGTGTCGGGCGACTGGAACGCGCGGGGGTAGCGGATCCGGTCGACGAGATCCGAGACCTTCCAGCGGAAGGTCCACCATTTGCAGAGGCAGAACCCCAGCGCGATCACGGCGAACCCCATCACGGTGGCCTCGGTGATCGGTTCGCCGAGCAGCGCCCACCCGCTCGCCGCCGCGACGACCGGCACGGCGTAGCTGACGAGGCTGGTCTCGATCGGGCCGACCCGCTCCTGGAGGTCGAAGTAGGCGAGATAGCCGATCGCGCTCGCACAGACCGCCAGGAAGACGATCGCGCCGATCGCCTCCGGGGTCCACCGCGCGGCGCCGATCGACTCTGCAGGGTGTAGCGCGCTCGTGGTGTGGAGGAAGAGCGCGCCGACGATCATCATCCACGCCTGTAGCGGCACCATCGGGAGGGTCGTCCGGACTCGGACCGCGAACACGGCACCGAACGCGAAGCTCATCGCCGATCCCATGAGCAGGGCGATCCCGTAGAGCTGGTCTCCCCCGCTCAGGTCGCCACCCGGCTGGGCGACGATCGCCACGCCGAGCAGGCCGAGACCGACGCCGAGGACGCCGAGCGGCCCGAGGCGCTCGTCGGGCAGCAGCGCGATCGCGAACACCGGCGTCACCACCGGCGTGAGGCTCAACACGATCGCGGCGACGCCGCCCGTGACGTACTGCTGGCCGGTAAAGAGCAGCGCGAAGTGTCCACCGATCAGGAGCACGCCTCCTATCAGAATCAACAGCCAGTCCTGGTACGTCGTCGGCCGCCAGCGGTAGCCGGCGACGACGACGTAGCCGAACAACAGGACGGCTGCGATGTCGTAGCGCAGCGCCGCGAACAGCAGCGGCGGAAGCGATTCCAGACCGACGTTGATCGCGGGAAACGACGTTCCCCACACCAACGCGACCACCATGAACAACCCAACGTTACGGAACTTCGATATGTCTGCATTTATCATTTCGTGTAGTCGTCAATCCTCAGTATATCGGACGTAGATGGCCTGTACTCATGAATCTTCTCGAAGAAGCGTTACCGTATCACACGCCCGCATACGGCGATCTAGTCAGGATCTATATAGTAATCTTTCACGCGGATCTCGTCGTTCGACGAGCGGCTACTCGGCGCCGCGAACGCTGTCGATGACGGCGTCTCCCTTGGGAGGGGTCGGCGAGTCAGAAGAGCCCGCGGTCGTCGACGACGCGGTCGCGAGCGACCGGCGTTCAGTCCGCGCTCGCGCCGTGGGTCGTGACCGCGTCGGCCGCGTCCGCGGGGGCGGGCGGGAAGTCCCGGACGTCCTCCGCGTCCTGCTCGGTGATGACTTCGTGGTAGGCGTCGGGCATCACCTTCACGAACTGCCCGACGTACTCCTCCCAGTTCTCGAGGAGTTCGCGGGCGCGCTCGCTGTCGGTGTAGGCGGCGTGGTTCTCGACCAGCCGCCGGAGCATGCGCTCGTCGCGCTCCTCGAGTTCGTGCGAGAGCGTCACCATTCCCGTGTTCGTGCGCTCCTCGAAGTCGCCCGGCTCGTCGAGCACGTAGGCCACGCCGCCGCTCATGCCGGCGGCGAAGTTCTTGCCCGTCTCGCCGAGCACGGCGACGACGCCGCCGGTCATGTACTCACAGCCGTGGTCGCCGATCCCCTCGACGACCGCCTTGACGCCCGAGTTCCGGACGCCGAAGCGCTCGCCTGCCTGGCCGTTGACGTAGAGCTCGCCGTCGGTCGCGCCGTAGAGCGCGACGTTGCCGATCGCGATGTTCTCCTCGGGGACGTAGCCCGCGTTCTCGGGCGTGTCGATCACGAGCTTCCCGCCCGAGAGCCCCTTGCCGACGTAGTCGTTCGCGGTGCCGGTGAGGTGCATCGAGACGCCGGGCGCCAGGAAGGCCCCGAAGCTCTGACCCGCGGTCCCCCGCAGGCCCACCCTGATGGTGTCGTCCTCGAGTCCCTCGCCGCCGTAGTTCCTGGAAACGCGGTTCGAGAGCATCGCGCCCACGGTGCGATCCACGTTCCGGATCTCGTGCTCGACAGCGACCGGCTCGGCGTCCTCGAGGGCGGGTGCGGCCGCCTCGATCAGCTCGCGATCCAGCTGTTCGTCGATCTCGTGGGTCTGCTCGCGCGTCTTCGTTCGGTCGTCGTCACCCGCGGGTTCGGCGAGCACCGTCGAGAGGTCGAGCTTCCGTGCCTTGGGCTGGCTGACGTCGTCGCGCTGTACGAGGTGCTCCGGCCGTCCGACCATCTTCTCGACGGTCTCGTAGCCGAGTTCGGCCATGATCTCGCGGAGCTCCTCGGCGATGAAGGACATGTAGTTGATCACGTGATCGGGCTCGCCGGGGAAGCGCTCGCGAAGGTTCATGGCCTGGGTGGCGACGCCGACGGGGCAGGTGTTGTTGTGACACTGCCGGGCCATCACGCAGCCCGAGGTCACCAGCGAGGCGGTGCCGAAGATGTACTCCTCTGCGCCCAACAGCGCGGCGACCGCGACGTCCCGGCCCGTCTTCATGCCGCCGTCGGCCGAGACGCGGATGCGCGATCGGAGGTCGGTCGCGCGGAGCATCTGGTTGGCCTCCGCGAGCCCGAGCTCCCAGGGCAGGCCCGCGTGTTTGATCGACGTCCGCGGCGAGGCGCCGGTACCGCCCGAGTGGCCCGAGATGTGGACGACGTCGGCGTTGGCCTTCGCGACGCCGGCGGCGATGGTGCCGATGCCCGCCTCCGAGACGAGCTTGACGTTGATGTCGGCCTCCTCGTTCGCGGACTTCAGGTCGTGGATCAGCTGTTTGAGGTCCTCGATGCTGTAGATGTCGTGCAGCGGCGGCGGCGAGATGAGCCCGACGCCGGGGGTGGCGTAGCGGACGTGGGCGATCATCTCGTTCACCTTCGAGCCGGGGAGGTGACCGCCCTCGCCGGGTTTACTCCCTTGAGCCATCTTGATCTGGAGCTCGTCGGCCGAGGAGAGGTACTCGCTGGTGACGCCGAAGCGCCCGCTCGCGACCTGCTTTACGTTACACTCCTTCTCGGTGCCGAAGCGTTCCGGAGGCTCGCCGCCCTCGCCCGAGTTGGACTTCCCGCCGATGCGGTTCATCGCGATCGAGTTGTTCTCGTGCGCTTCGGGGGAGAGACTCCCCAGGGACATCGCCGCCGTCGAGAACCGCTTTACGATCTCCTCGGCGGGCTCGACCTGCTCCTTCGGGATCGGCTCGCGGTCACTCTCGAACTCGAGCAGGCCACGCAGCGTCTGGAGCTCCTCGTGCTGGTCGTTGATCATCGAGGCGAACTCCTCGTACATCTCGTAGTCGCCGTTACGGACGGCCTGCTGGAGCTTGCCGACGGTCTTGGGGTTCCACTGGTGTTTGATTCCGCCCGAGCGGTGTTCGAACTCGCCCTGGCGCTCGATCTGCGGGTCGTCGCCGAAGCCGACCGCGTGGCGTGCGAGCAGGTCCTCCTCGATCTCGTCGATGCCGATTCCCTCCGTCTTGGCGTCGGTGCCCTCGAAGTACTCGGCGACGAAGTCGGAGTCGAGGCCGACGGCCTCGAAGATCTGGGCGCCCTGGTAGCTCTCGACGGTGGAGATGCCCATCTTCGCCATCACCTTCAGCAGGCCGTCCTCGAGCGCGCCGATGTAGCCCGCGATCGCGGCCTCCTCGTTCGCCCCGTCGGACCCCGACACGAGGTCCGCGATCGTCTGATAGGCCAGATAGGGGTTGACCGCGCCCGCGCCGTAGCCCACCAGCGTCGAGAGCTGGTGGACGGTTCGGGGGTCGGCCGACTCGACGACGAGCCCGGCGTGGTTGCGAAGCCCGTTGCGGACGAGGTGGTGGTGAACCGCGCCGGTCGCGAGCAGGCTCGGAATCGCGACCCGATCGGGTCCGGTCGCTCGATCGGAGAGCACGATGATCGCGGCGCCGCCCTCGATCGCCTCGACCGCGTGCTCGCGCACCTCCTCGACCGCGCTCTCGAGGTCGCCCTCCGGGTCGTAGGTGACGTCGATCGTCTCGCTCGTGAGACCGGCGCGGTCGAGATCCTTGATCGCCGCCGTCTGCTGGTCGGAGAGGATCGGCGAGTCGAGCACGAGCTGGCGGGCGTGTTCGGGCGACTCGTCGAGCAGGTTGGGCTGGTGGCCGAGCCGGCTCTCCATCGAGGTCACCAGCTCCTCGCGGATGTAGTCGAGCGGCGGGTTGGTAACCTGTGCGAACAGCTGCTTGAAGTAAGAGAACAGCGGGCGGTTGAAGTCCGAGAGGACGGAGAGCGGGGTGTCGTCGCCCATCGACCCCACGGGGTCCTTGCCCTTCTTCGCCATCGGCTCGAGCAGGTTGTCGAGCTCGTCGTGGGTGTAGCCGTAGGCGGCCTGCAGGCTCCGCAGGTCGCCGTCGAGCGCCGAGAGCGAGAGGTCGTCGGGCCGGGGCTGCTCGTCGGTCGAGCCCTGATCGGCGAGGTCGTCGGCGAGATCGTCGATGTCCACCTGCTCGCTCTCGACCCACTCGGCGTACGTCTCGTCCGTGAGCGAGTCGAACACCTCGGCGTCAGGGATCACTCGTCCCTCCTCGGGGTCGGCGAGGAACAGCTGGCCGGGCTGGAGGCGGCCGCGCTCCTCGATCTCCTCGGGGTCGGGATCGAGCGCGCCGGCCTCGCTCGCCATGATCAGCGTGTTGTCGGTCGTGACGTCGTACCGGCAGGGTCGAAAGCCGTTCCGGTCGAGCACCGCGCCGACGCGGTCGCCGTCGGTCGCGGCCACGAGCGCCGGGCCGTCCCACGGCTCGGTGAGGTTGGCGTGGAAGTCGTACCACGCCTGCCTGTCGGGGTCGAGGTCGTTGGCCTCGTCGCGCCAGGCCTCGGGGATCAGCATGCGAAGCGCGTGGGGCAGGTCGCGTCCGCCCTGCATCAGCAGCTCGAGCGCGTTGTCGACGCTCGCGGTGTCGCTCTGGTCGGGGTCGTCGATGATCGGCTTGATCGTCTCGGTGTCGAGCTTCGAGTGGGAGATGTCGGTCTCGCGGGCGCGCATCCAGTTGATGTTGCCCTTGATCGTGTTGATCTCGCCGTTGTGGATGATCCCTCTGAACGGGTGGGCGAGGTGCCACGCGCCCAGTGTGTTCGTCGAGAAGCGCTCGTGGACCATCACGAACGTCGAGCGGACGCGCTCGTCGACCAGGTCGGGGTAGTAGTTCGGCAGCTGGCTCCCCTTCAGCAGCCCCTTGTAGACGAGCGTCTTGCGGTCGAGCGAGCAGACGTAGAACCGCTCCCAGTCGTCGCGCTCCTCGTCGGTGTCCGCCGTCGAACGTTCCTGTACGCGGTTCTCGACCGCCCGACGGCCGACGTAGAGCGCCCGGTCGAACTCCTCGGTCGAGAGGCCGTCGGGGCGGACGAAACACTGGTAGACGTCGGGTTCGGAGTCGAGTGCCGTCTGGCCGATCTCGGAGTTGTCGGTGGGGACGTCGCGCCACGCGAAGACGTCGAGGTCGTGCTCCGCGAGCGTCTCCTCGATCAGCTCCCGAAGCGTCGTGCGTACCTCCTCGTCCCGGGGAAAGTAGATCGAACCGACCGCGTACGTCTCGGGAAGCTCCGCGTCGAGGACCTCCTCGAACAGCTCGTCGGGTCGCTGGAGCAGGATGCCGGCGCCGTCGCCGGTGTTCTCCTCCGCGCCGGTGGTGCCGCGGTGCTCGAGGTTCCGAAGCAGTTCGAGCCCGTCCGCGACGGTCCCGTGGTCCGTGCCGCCGTCGAGATCCATCACGACGCCGACACCGCAGTTCGATCGTTCCTCGGCGGGATCCGCAAGCCCTCGGGGGGTAGTCGTTCCGCTCACGTGGTCGGTCATACACCCATACGCGGACTACGAGCATAAGAGCCTGTTCCTGAAGGACTAAGGGTGTGTTAATGCCATATTATGATCCTTATGTCACTCATGAACAACCGGGATGTATTAACATACGTTCAGCGGTACTCGGACCCGGATAGTGTTGTTATATGTTTTCCCCCCATCCGCCGGACGAACGTCGGCTTCGGTCGGTGGCCTCTCTCTCGGTTCGCTCGTGGATCGGGTAGCGACGGGTTCGAGGGGAAGGGGACGGTCGGGGCGTCGGTCGACGATCGCGCCGGTCAGTAGGACTTCGCGAAGTAGGCGGTCTCGGTAGCCGCCTCGCCACAGACCGCACAGTCGTCCTCGTCGGGTTCGCCGTCGCCCTCGAACGGCACCATCACGATCCCGGCGGCGATCTCGTCCTTGATCGCGGTCTCGCAGCCCTCGTCGCCACACCACGGCGCGCGGACGTACCCGCCGTGCCGGCCGATCGTTCCGAGGAGTTCGGCGCGGTCGCTCGCCTCGCGGACGTTCTCCTCGAGGCGTTCCTCGGCGGCGGCGTAGAGCTTCGCGTAGATCGTCTCGAGGTGTTCGTCGACGCTCTCCGCGATCCCCTCGCGGTCCACGACGCTTTTCTCGCCGTCCGGGCGGTGGACCAGTGTCGCCTCGCCGTCCTCGACCTCGTGGGGGCCGATCTCGACTCTGAGGGGAACGCCATTGAGCTCGTGTTCGTTGAACTTGAAGCCGGGGTTGCGCTCGTCGCGGTCGTCGAACTCGACCCTGAGACCGGCCTCGCGGAGCTCCGCGGTGAGCTCCTCTCCGTACTCGAGCACTTCTTTCCTGTTTTCCTCCTGCCAGATCGGGACGACGACGACCTGCGTGGGGGCCACCGTCGGCGGCAGGACGAGCCCCTGGTCGTCGGAGTGGGTCATGATCAGCGCGCCCAGCGCTCGCCAGGAGAGACCCCACGAGGTAGTGTGGGCGGTCCGTTCCTGCTCGTCCTCGTCGACGTACGTGATGTCGAACGCCCTTGCGAAGTGCTGGCCGAGGTAGTGGCTGGTGCCGCCCTGGACCGACTTGCCGTCGGGCATCAGCGCCTCGACCGTGGTGGTGGTGTCGGCGCCGGGGAACTTGTCGTGTTCGGGCTTTCGACCCCGGAGCACCGGGATGGCCAGGACGTCCTCGTAGACCTTCTCGTACTGCTCGAGGCGGGTCATCGTCTCGTCCCAGGCGTCGGCTTCATCCCTGTGAGCGGTATGGCCCTCCTGCCAGAGGAACTCCTTGGTCCGGAAGAACGGCTTGGTCTCGGTGGCCTCCCACCGGACGACGGAACACCACTGGTTCACCCTCAGGGGTAGGTCGCGGTGACTGCGGACCCACTTGCTCAGGTAGGGGGCGATGATCGACTCGCTGGTCGGTCGGACGGCGAGGCGCTCCTCGAGTTCCTCGTGGCCGCCCTGGGTGACCCACGCCACCTCGGGGTCGAACCCCTCGACGACCTCCTTCTCGCGTTCGAGGTAGCTCTCGGGGATGAACATCGGGAAGTAGGCGTTCTGCACCCCGGTGTCCTTGAACCAGCCGTCGAGGCGGTCCTGGATCGCCTCCCAGAGGGCGTACCCTCGCGGCCGGGTGACGATGAAGCCGCTCATCGGCGCGTAGTCCGCGAGGCCCGCCTTCCTGACGACCTCGGCGTACCACTCGCCGGGGCTGTGCTGTTTCGACTCGGTGATCCCCAGTTCCTGCTCGCCGTCGCTCATCGTAGGGGGGTGGGTGAGGGGGCTACTAAAGGCTGTGCGTCTGGATTTAGTTTCTCGGTAATTAAAGGTAGGTCGTCCCTAGGACCCGCCATGGTCGGTGTCTGTGGCGCGACGGGATCGATAGCGGCCCGTCTCGACGCGCTCGTCGAACCGCTCCGCTGGGGCGAGCACGAGCACGTCGAGACGACGAACGCCGAGCGGCTCGCGATCGCGTCCGCGAGCCGCGGATC is part of the Halalkalicoccus sp. CG83 genome and harbors:
- a CDS encoding NAD(P)-dependent glycerol-1-phosphate dehydrogenase, whose amino-acid sequence is MFEKSSWIRLPRNVLIGHGVLDRAVEAIDDLHLSGRPLIVTSPTPKEIAAGRVIKDFGERGIEPATVIVEEASFDAVQRVIEAARAEEVEYLVGIGGGKAIDIAKMASDDLEMGFVSVPTAASHDGIVSGRGSVPEKDTRHSVAADPPVAVVADTAVLANAPWELTTAGCADIISNYTAVKDWRLANRLQNVEYSEYSAALSEMTAEMLVGNAGSIKRGLEESAWIVTKALVSSGVAMSIAGSSRPASGAEHLFSHQLDRIAPGRALHGHQVGVGSIMIEYLHSGESGRWSNIRDALASIEAPTTADELGMDEEEILEALTHAHEIRDRYTILGNGMNDRAAREAATVTGVI
- a CDS encoding DUF2267 domain-containing protein, which gives rise to MDESEFYDRVRDRASFENEGEALAITHATLEAFSERISEGQARDLSAELPRPIAESLTHHHGNPAKLSLAEFVERIQDHDEVDADLEERDERIAAVLGTLAEATDEEFDDLRDQLPSEFEELIESAETERELES
- a CDS encoding DHH family phosphoesterase, whose amino-acid sequence is MPLAAGLLDYLADTESLAIVCHGNPDPDCIASALALETIASEAGVADAQIFYSGGLGHQQNRAFVNLLDIDMETVSATTLEEYERVALVDHSTPRIASFEVGPKDVDVVIDRHSSTETVDAAIVDRREEYHATTTILIEYLLELGIEIDSRLASALLFALHRTCLDFVRRPSIHEYRAALAVYPLADLELIDHLYGAAFTHTTMDAIGEAIRNRVVRGSTLITSVSRASEDGALAQAADYLLALEGIDTVLVFGNADGGVQLSARSIDSRVDIVDVLERGFGELGDVEGDKNNATGSIEIGLLSLVEDHDAVFDLVTSQVHRRFFDALQAG
- a CDS encoding NAD-dependent epimerase/dehydratase family protein — encoded protein: MDTALVIGGTRFIGRHTVEEFLNHGYEVTIFNRGNHENPFSDVEDVEHVEGDRDDRTALEAAALSVDPDVVIDCVAYHPERVRVATEAFSDARYVYVSSGSAYGREEVPKREGGTPLHDCSPEQATDESPATYGPRKAEGDRAVHEAASRGIEAMSVRPCVVYGPYDYTERLDYWIARVLEYDRVVVPGDGQHLWHRAYVEDVASALRIVAERGDPGEAYNVGDRRLTTIEEGLDLIADVAGTDVEIVHVGERELDAVGLSAEEFTLYRDYPHVMTTAKLAALGWESTPIEEAMARTVAEHEESDRDGSEHDPGRAIEERLLGVLETL
- a CDS encoding peroxiredoxin family protein, which codes for MSLEGEQAPDFTLESTAGEPITLSDRLEEGPAVVVVNRGHWCSFCAEQLQTFSEVSYDLWFNDKVDVLPVVVDPLDRVTEMRDRYDLDLQLLADPDGEVADQYSGTEETSHGLTGISGVYVIDTDGVVQYEQVADDVTDRTYGNWVRYFIRNDFEDPF
- a CDS encoding DMT family transporter, with the protein product MVVALVWGTSFPAINVGLESLPPLLFAALRYDIAAVLLFGYVVVAGYRWRPTTYQDWLLILIGGVLLIGGHFALLFTGQQYVTGGVAAIVLSLTPVVTPVFAIALLPDERLGPLGVLGVGLGLLGVAIVAQPGGDLSGGDQLYGIALLMGSAMSFAFGAVFAVRVRTTLPMVPLQAWMMIVGALFLHTTSALHPAESIGAARWTPEAIGAIVFLAVCASAIGYLAYFDLQERVGPIETSLVSYAVPVVAAASGWALLGEPITEATVMGFAVIALGFCLCKWWTFRWKVSDLVDRIRYPRAFQSPDTVVVGGKVYYRNH